One genomic region from Ananas comosus cultivar F153 unplaced genomic scaffold, ASM154086v1, whole genome shotgun sequence encodes:
- the LOC109704726 gene encoding protein-tyrosine-phosphatase MKP1-like isoform X1 has translation MSDGADASTSGDNLTPRKSFWRSASWTARSSPTAPAPQPNPGRPPKRPGRLALPVRPPLSGWPRQASDDSGPTPSASGLAHTDAADLSRVADHVYLGSDAAARDRNALRRHGITHVLNCVGAACPDYFRGEGDLVYKTLWLHDSPAEDLSSVLYDAFDFLEDARGGGGGGGGGRALVHCVRGASRSAAIVVAYLMWRHAIPFDAALRRVKAARAAADPNLGFAAQLLRRQPRPGAANSPGSARRVLRLAPHSPCAPLHLVPKTALPSSSSSGASAAELLDSRGAFLVHVPAAVYVWLGAACEPAMAAAAARAAAQVVRYERVAGPVVTVREGAEPPDFWSAIAAEPSVPDPSKAGKRRVELYDLDFEIFHHALKSPNEEAAESTTPSSSSADSASTFSPASSSSSDWYNSPSTPGHSTIQLGPKLPSFRTRTENEKASTFPSDAADTKTRAQSLAERRGGITPSLVLLAPPDAEKEQPSPQEFQHDWCLSPAFIPDVEVDEEEEGDSMCIDHQLSLNPSNQLNLDAIEEDIEEEEGSSQLIHPILFRWPEMDKMEEIHPGVLDSRSVFLMVAPNSRKGVRKPTSKILYIWLGSGSELSEGDVEKVRDVCSSKTGIDVLDLIGIPPDTPVEVRNKLFVLMNGIPESIFYLKSFTYQLLCLRIIFC, from the coding sequence ATGAGCGACGGCGCCGACGCGTCCACCTCGGGTGATAATCTCACCCCGAGGAAATCCTTCTGGCGCTCGGCCTCCTGGACCGCCCGGTCCTCGCCGACCGCGCCGGCGCCGCAACCGAACCCGGGCCGGCCGCCGAAGAGGCCGGGCCGGCTGGCCCTCCCGGTCCGGCCGCCCTTGTCGGGATGGCCCCGGCAGGCGTCGGACGACTCCGGGCCGACCCCGTCCGCGTCGGGGCTGGCGCACACCGACGCGGCGGACCTGTCCCGCGTGGCCGACCACGTGTACCTGGGGAGCGACGCGGCGGCGCGGGACAGGAACGCGCTGCGGCGGCACGGGATCACGCACGTGCTGAACTGCGTCGGCGCCGCGTGCCCGGACTACTTCCGCGGGGAGGGGGACTTGGTGTACAAGACGCTGTGGCTCCACGACTCCCCCGCCGAGGACCTCTCCTCCGTCCTCTACGACGCCTTCGACTTCCTCGAGGACGCccgcggcggcggtgggggagggggaggggggcgCGCTCTCGTCCACTGCGTCCGCGGCGCGTCGCGCTCCGCGGCCATCGTCGTCGCCTACCTCATGTGGCGCCACGCGATCCCCTTCGACGCCGCGCTCCGCCGCGTCAAggccgcgcgcgccgccgccgaccccaACCTCGGCTTCGCCGCGCAGCTGCTGCGGCGCCAGCCCCGCCCCGGCGCCGCCAACTCCCCCGGCTCCGCGCGCCGCGTCCTCCGCCTCGCGCCGCACTCGCCCTGCGCCCCGCTCCACCTCGTCCCCAAAACCGcgctcccctcctcctcctcctccggcgcctCCGCCGCGGAGCTCCTCGACTCCCGCGGCGCGTTCCTCGTCCACGTCCCCGCCGCGGTCTACGTGTGGCTCGGCGCCGCGTGCGAGCCCGCCATGGCCGCGGCCGCCGCTAGGGCTGCGGCCCAGGTGGTGCGCTACGAGCGGGTGGCGGGCCCCGTCGTCACCGTCCGGGAGGGCGCCGAGCCCCCCGATTTCTGGAGCGCCATCGCCGCCGAGCCCTCGGTTCCCGACCCCTCCAAGGCCGGGAAGCGGAGGGTGGAGCTCTACGACCTCGACTTCGAGATCTTCCATCACGCGCTCAAGTCCCCGAATGAGGAAGCGGCGGAGAGCACCACCCCGTCCTCGTCGTCGGCCGACTCGGCTTCCACCTTCTCTCCGGCCTCGTCCTCTTCTTCCGATTGGTATAATTCTCCTTCCACACCTGGCCACTCCACAATCCAGCTGGGTCCCAAGTTGCCCTCTTTCCGTACAAGAACGGAGAATGAGAAAGCTTCGACCTTTCCATCTGATGCTGCAGATACTAAAACAAGGGCTCAATCCCTCGCCGAACGCAGAGGAGGCATTACCCCTTCGTTGGTTTTGTTAGCGCCACCAGATGCGGAGAAGGAACAGCCGTCGCCGCAAGAATTCCAACACGATTGGTGCTTATCTCCTGCATTCATCCCGGACGTGGAAGtagatgaagaggaagaaggtgaCTCTATGTGTATCGATCATCAGCTTTCGTTAAACCCTTCGAACCAGTTGAATTTGGATGCGATCGAAGAAgacatagaagaagaagaagggagtaGTCAATTGATTCATCCGATCCTTTTCCGGTGGCCCGAAATGGACAAAATGGAGGAAATCCATCCGGGGGTGCTCGATTCAAGATCAGTATTCTTAATGGTGGCTCCGAATTCCAGGAAAGGTGTGCGAAAGCCGACGTCGAAGATTTTGTACATATGGTTAGGAAGTGGAAGTGAATTGAGCGAAGGGGATGTAGAAAAAGTTAGAGATGTGTGTTCGAGCAAGACCGGCATCGATGTTCTCGATCTGATTGGGATCCCCCCTGATACTCCCGTGGAGGTACGCAATAAGTTGTTCGTGTTGATGAATGGCATACCTGAATCAATCTTTTATTTGAAATCTTTTACATATCAATTATTGTGTCTGCGAATTATTTTTTGCTAA
- the LOC109704726 gene encoding protein-tyrosine-phosphatase MKP1-like isoform X2: MSDGADASTSGDNLTPRKSFWRSASWTARSSPTAPAPQPNPGRPPKRPGRLALPVRPPLSGWPRQASDDSGPTPSASGLAHTDAADLSRVADHVYLGSDAAARDRNALRRHGITHVLNCVGAACPDYFRGEGDLVYKTLWLHDSPAEDLSSVLYDAFDFLEDARGGGGGGGGGRALVHCVRGASRSAAIVVAYLMWRHAIPFDAALRRVKAARAAADPNLGFAAQLLRRQPRPGAANSPGSARRVLRLAPHSPCAPLHLVPKTALPSSSSSGASAAELLDSRGAFLVHVPAAVYVWLGAACEPAMAAAAARAAAQVVRYERVAGPVVTVREGAEPPDFWSAIAAEPSVPDPSKAGKRRVELYDLDFEIFHHALKSPNEEAAESTTPSSSSADSASTFSPASSSSSD, translated from the exons ATGAGCGACGGCGCCGACGCGTCCACCTCGGGTGATAATCTCACCCCGAGGAAATCCTTCTGGCGCTCGGCCTCCTGGACCGCCCGGTCCTCGCCGACCGCGCCGGCGCCGCAACCGAACCCGGGCCGGCCGCCGAAGAGGCCGGGCCGGCTGGCCCTCCCGGTCCGGCCGCCCTTGTCGGGATGGCCCCGGCAGGCGTCGGACGACTCCGGGCCGACCCCGTCCGCGTCGGGGCTGGCGCACACCGACGCGGCGGACCTGTCCCGCGTGGCCGACCACGTGTACCTGGGGAGCGACGCGGCGGCGCGGGACAGGAACGCGCTGCGGCGGCACGGGATCACGCACGTGCTGAACTGCGTCGGCGCCGCGTGCCCGGACTACTTCCGCGGGGAGGGGGACTTGGTGTACAAGACGCTGTGGCTCCACGACTCCCCCGCCGAGGACCTCTCCTCCGTCCTCTACGACGCCTTCGACTTCCTCGAGGACGCccgcggcggcggtgggggagggggaggggggcgCGCTCTCGTCCACTGCGTCCGCGGCGCGTCGCGCTCCGCGGCCATCGTCGTCGCCTACCTCATGTGGCGCCACGCGATCCCCTTCGACGCCGCGCTCCGCCGCGTCAAggccgcgcgcgccgccgccgaccccaACCTCGGCTTCGCCGCGCAGCTGCTGCGGCGCCAGCCCCGCCCCGGCGCCGCCAACTCCCCCGGCTCCGCGCGCCGCGTCCTCCGCCTCGCGCCGCACTCGCCCTGCGCCCCGCTCCACCTCGTCCCCAAAACCGcgctcccctcctcctcctcctccggcgcctCCGCCGCGGAGCTCCTCGACTCCCGCGGCGCGTTCCTCGTCCACGTCCCCGCCGCGGTCTACGTGTGGCTCGGCGCCGCGTGCGAGCCCGCCATGGCCGCGGCCGCCGCTAGGGCTGCGGCCCAGGTGGTGCGCTACGAGCGGGTGGCGGGCCCCGTCGTCACCGTCCGGGAGGGCGCCGAGCCCCCCGATTTCTGGAGCGCCATCGCCGCCGAGCCCTCGGTTCCCGACCCCTCCAAGGCCGGGAAGCGGAGGGTGGAGCTCTACGACCTCGACTTCGAGATCTTCCATCACGCGCTCAAGTCCCCGAATGAGGAAGCGGCGGAGAGCACCACCCCGTCCTCGTCGTCGGCCGACTCGGCTTCCACCTTCTCTCCGGCCTCGTCCTCTTCTTCCGATTG A
- the LOC109704724 gene encoding uncharacterized protein LOC109704724 — MARQASDDSGRPVRVGLAHTRRGGPVPRGRPRTWERRGGAGQGTRCGGTGSSHVLNCVRRRVPADYFAGGDLVYKKTRVAPRLPPPRTSPRLLRRLRLLETPAAARGGGEGARSRPLRPRRVALRGHRRRLPHVAPRDPLRRRAPPRQGARAAADPNLGFAAQLRGAQPAPRRQLPGSARRVLRLAPHSPAPRSTSSPNRARLLLLLRRLRREPPRPPRRVPVHVPAAVYVGSARCEPAHGAAAARLRPGGALRAVAGPVVTVAEVRRSPRFLERHPPPSPRSRPPPSREARVELYDLDFEILPSRAQVPE; from the coding sequence ATGGCCCGGCAGGCGTCGGACGACTCGGGCCGACCCGTCCGCGTCGGGCTGGCGCACACCCGACGCGGCGGACCTGTCCCGCGTGGCCGACCACGTACCTGGGAGCGACGCGGCGGCGCGGGACAGGGAACGCGCTGCGGCGGCACGGGATCAAGTCACGTGCTGAACTGCGTGCGGCGCCGCGTGCCTGCGGACTACTTCGCGGGAGGGGACTTGGTGTACAAAAAGACGCGCGTGGCTCCACGACTCCCGCCGCCGAGGACCTCTCCCCGTCTCCTACGACGCCTTCGACTCCTCGAGACGCCCGCGGCGGCGcgggggggaggggagggggcgCGCTCTCGTCCACTGCGTCCGCGGCGCGTCGCGCTCCGCGGCCATCGTCGTCGCCTACCTCATGTGGCGCCACGCGATCCCCTTCGACGCCGCGCTCCGCCGCGTCAAggcgcgcgcgccgccgccgaccccaACCTCGGCTTCGCCGCGCAGCTGCGCGGCGCACAGCCCGCCCCGCGCCGCCAACTCCCCGGCTCCGCGCGCCGCGTCCTCCGCCTCGCGCCGCACTCGCCTGCGCCCCGCTCCACCTCGTCCCCAAACCGcgctcgcctcctcctcctcctccggcgcctCCGCCGCGAGCCCCCTCGACCCCCGCGGCGCGTTCCCGTCCACGTCCCCGCCGCGGTCTACGTGGGCTCGGCGCGCTGCGAGCCCGCCCATGGCGCGGCCGCCGCTAGGCTGCGCCCAGGTGGTGCGCTACGAGCGGTGGCGGGCCCCGTCGTCACCGTCGCGGAGGTGCGCCGGAGCCCCCGATTTCTGGAGCGCCATCCGCCGCCGAGCCCTCGTTCCCGACCACCTCCAAGCCGGGAAGCGAGGGTGGAGCTCTACGACCTCGACTTCGAGATTCTTCCATCACGCGCTCAAGTCCCCGAATGA